One segment of Zymoseptoria tritici IPO323 chromosome 2, whole genome shotgun sequence DNA contains the following:
- the GliN gene encoding uncharacterized protein (This model shows some similarity to GliN, a gene part of the gliotxin cluster.), producing MEEPGEFNDIEPAGFNDAGSAVDSAYDGEAQSETASLSESIAAHRIENGRRYTAHKDGENYWAPHDEDQHDQLDIAHHIFLLLFDEKLTLAPIKPNAKVLDVGTGTGIWAIDFADEHPEAEVIGTDITPAMPSWVPPNVRFELDDCTKDWSFPENTFDFIHVRCLYGSIENWPELYAKILRHLKPGGWFEQVEYSVCWRSDDDSIPAGHIFPTASSLYIEAGEKMGRTFRIWELQKELIDAAGFENTSERRFKMPLGPWAADAKLKEIGRWHLLEAYQGIEGWTMALLTRILGWKYEEVQVFLAKVREGLGQTKKMHTYTSGSVVIGQKPLE from the exons ATGGAGGAGCCTGGGGAGTTCAACGACATTGAGCCTGCT GGCTTCAACGATGCAGGCAGCGCTGTTGACTCAGCGTACGACGGCGAAGC TCAAAGCGAAACAGCTTCCCTGAGCGAAAGTATTGCTGCACATCGAATCGAAAATGGCCGGCGATATACAGCCCACAAAGACGGAGAAAATTACTGGGCTCCCCATGACGAAGACCAGCACGATCAACTGGACATTGCTCATCacatcttccttctactatTCGACGAAAAGCTTACACTGGCGCCCATCAAGCCCAATGCAAAGGTACTGGATGTCGGGACTGGCACGGGCATTTGGGCGATCGATTTTGCGGACGAGCATCCCGAGGCTGAAGTCATAG GCACGGACATCACTCCAGCGATGCCTTCGTGGGTACCGCCAAATGTCCGCTTTGAACTGGACGACTGCACGAAAGACTGGTCATTCCCTGAAAACACCTTCGACTTCATTCATGTACGATGTCTGTACGGCTCAATAGAGAACTGGCCCGAGCTATACGCCAAGATCCTGCGACATCTGAAACCAGGTGGTTGGTTCGAGCAAGTGGAGTACTCCGTGTGCTGGCGCAGTGACGACGACTCGATCCCTGCAGGCCACATCTTTCCCACTGCATCTTCTCTTTACATCGAAGCCGGCGAGAAGATGGGCCGGACGTTCCGCATCTGGGAGTTGCAGAAGGAACTGATCGATGCGGCTGGGTTCGAGAACACGTCGGAGCGCAGATTCAAGATGCCGCTCGGACCGTGGGCGGCTGACGCAAAGCTGAAGGAGATTGGAAGGTGGCATCTGTTGGAGGCGTATCAAGGCATCGAGGGTTGGACGATGGCTCTTCTGACGAGGATTCTCGGATGGAAGTACGAAGAGGTGCAGGTCTTCCTGGCCAAGGTGAGGGAAGGTCTCGGCCAGACGAAGAAAATGCACACGTATACGAGTGGATCGGTGGTGATAGGGCAGAAGCCGCTGGAGTGA
- the CYP-66 gene encoding putative P450 monooxygenase (P450 with unknown function. Comparison with characterized P450s did not yield highly significant matches), giving the protein MPNLELWTALSYFTMAEIVVSGLLLYFFTLAVYRLYFSPLAKIPGPKLAALTLWYEFYYDVVLKGQYTWKIGEMHEKYGPIVRINPFEIHINDPDYYNEIYAGPTRRREKWAWSAAMFGNSSSHFGTIPHELHRRRRAPLNPFFSRASVTRLEPMLRQVVEDLSTRLEQFRESQKPVNLRHAFAAVTMDVVTDYAFGTSYKCLEQPDFAPMWAEAIDSVSEQSHMNKQFPIVLQMMRMMPLWVVERTAPDVMRLIKFQMLTLAKDMATQVSLQMSGKSADNKVSDHPTIFHELLQPGALPESEQTLPHLVNEAQSIVAAGQVTTTHYLNTTAYHILAREDVLKRLKAELKEVMSDGSLPSWQALEQLPYLSAVVLEGYRMSHGPVHRLQRVAPDEDLVYKDYVLPPGTPVGMTSIFIHENPSLFPDPRAFKPERWLEPGAKERLSNYLVNFSKGTRGCLGMYLAQAEIYLTLAAVFGRFDMEIFETTRADIDVAHDFFNPQPRKGSVGLRVLVK; this is encoded by the exons ATGCCTAATCTTGAATTATGGACCGCACTCAGCTATTTCACAATGGCTGAGATTGTGGTGAGTGGACTGCTCTTGTATTTCTTCACACTGGCAGTCTATCGTCTGTACTTCAGTCCGCTCGCGAAGATTCCGGGCCCGAAGCTCGCGGCCTTGACGCTGTG GTACGAGTTCTATTACGATGTCGTTCTGAAAGGACAGTATACCTGGAAGATAGGCGAGATGCACGAGAAATATG GCCCGATAGTCAGAATCAACCCGTTCGAGATTCACATCAATGATCCAGACTACTATAATGAGATCTATGCGGGACCGACCAGAAGACGAGAGAAGTGGGCCTGGTCGGCAGCCATGTTTGGCAACTCATCCTCTCACTTTGGCACCATACCACACGAGCTCCATCGCCGACGACGTGCGCCTCTCAATCCATTCTTCTCAAGAGCATCTGTGACGAGACTGGAGCCGATGTTGAGACAGGTCGTAGAAGATCTCAGCACCCGCCTCGAGCAGTTCCGCGAGTCCCAGAAGCCAGTCAATCTTCGCCACGCTTTTGCTGCCGTGACCATGGACGTTGTGACGGACTATGCATTTGGGACGTCGTACAAGTGCTTGGAGCAGCCAGATTTTGCGCCTATGTGGGCCGAGGCGATCGATTCAGTGTCGGAACAGAGC CACATGAACAAGCAGTTTCCCATCGTATTGCAGATGATGAGAATGATGCCTCTGTGGGTTGTAGAAAGGACAGCTCCGGATGTCATGCGACTGATCAAATTTCAGATG CTGACTCTGGCAAAGGATATGGCGACACAAGTCTCACTTCAAATGAGCGGCAAATCCGCCGACAACAAAGTCTCCGATCACCCTACCATCTTCCACGAGCTCCTGCAGCCCGGTGCTCTTCCTGAGAGCGAGCAAACTCTGCCACATCTGGTCAACGAAGCGCAATCGATCGTGGCCGCCGGCCAGGTCACCACGACACACTACCTGAACACGACAGCCTACCACATCCTGGCACGAGAGGACGTTCTCAAAAGACTAAAAGCGGAGTTGAAGGAGGTCATGTCGGACGGGAGTCTACCAAGCTGGCAAGCCCTGGAACAGCTTCCCTACCTCTCTGCGGTCGTACTGGAGGGCTACAGAATGTCCCATGGGCCGGTCCACCGGCTTCAACGTGTAGCTCCCGACGAAGACCTGGTTTACAAAGACTACGTGCTTCCACCCGGCACGCCAGTCGGTATGACATCCATCTTCATCCACGAGAACCCTTCTCTGTTCCCAGATCCCAGAGCTTTCAAGCCAGAAAGGTGGTTGGAGCCTGGCGCGAAGGAAAGGCTTTCGAATTACCTGGTCAACTTCAGCAAAGGCACGCGAGGATGTTTGGGCATGTATCTGGCACAGGCGGAGATCTACCTGACGTTGGCTGCGGTATTTGGTCGGTTCGATATGGAAATCTTCGAGACGACCAGGGCAGACATCGATGTGGCGCATGACTTCTTCAACCCGCAACCGCGCAAGGGCAGCGTAGGACTGAGAGTGCTTGTGAAATGA
- the ARP2408 gene encoding actin-related protein, ARP9 class (Nuclear actin-related protein involved in chromatin remodeling, component of chromatin-remodeling enzyme complexes; putative homolog of Saccharomyces cerevisiae ARP9, a subunit of the chromatin remodeling Snf/Swi complex) has product MPPFRDDQIFIISPGSQTTLAQLGLPESFTPARFRLRSRMFAAELPGKYEPVKIRRKEKKTDTQNGAPATNGNGTEEEPEWEEDRKSEEGAIWPIQHGSIMDWPCFYALMEHVYNTVNPPFHTPILIISQPVWTHKEYEKVAQFFFEKFKTPALAMMDSAVATTYAYGIPTATVVDVGLNKADVSCIVDFMLQDSTRALAVPDCGGEAMTQRLAELLKGRKGFTREVCEQLKRSPICEILPLDAELPVKDLDPNTAGNPAAAASTGADGAAPGQSKPSIAGDLPRGPGPGTEVGEAQSLETEDGVLDIASIVTGGNMQEYLAQKEREKADRAAAKGQKKATDTQQQANKPVKVLNSKRARNTFIYEDFALHDAMKTAGMTAQGMADMQSSLDDGPNKELQPAVADKPVDSGLADDPTDTSPTGGFRREVEVGLERFQAASGGVLDRLADAIHRTVLSCGEIGKRSELWDSLIILGNGSKVRGFKEALVATLQSKYIISPSSATIFTSELPSNISTPMATGANTPLQQMPGLQQHPSAGVNPLLHAALTQQNPQMHSSGYGQTPPIHFASSHSHGQTPTSIKVAKIPEYFPEWKEAGYDEATFLGAQVAGKLLFIQDGGASKGYMTRTDYNEQGPQGIHDVRL; this is encoded by the exons ATGCCTCCCTTTCGCGATGACCAGATCTTC ATCATATCACCCGGGTCGCAAACCACTCTAGCCCAACTCGGCCTTCCCGAATCATTCACACCCGCGCGATTTCGTTTACGATCGCGCATGTTTGCGGCAGAGCTGCCAGGGAAATACGAGCCAGTCAAGATACGGAGGAAGGAAAAGAAGACGGATACCCAGAATGGAGCGCCCGCGACGAACGGTAATGGTACAGAGGAAGAGCCcgagtgggaggaggatcGCAAATCAGAGGAGGGAGCGATATGGCCGATACAACACGGCAGCATCATGGACTGGCCATGCTTCTACGCGTTGATGGAGCACGTGTACAATACTGTCAACCCGCCGTTCCACACGCCGATTCTGATCATATCGCAACCGGTCTGGACGCACAAGGAGTATGAAAAGGTGGCTCAATTCTTCTTCGAGAAGTTCAAGACACCTGCGTTAGCGATGATGGACTCGGCGGTGGCTACAACATACGCCTACGGAATACCTACTGCGACCGTGGTAGACGTAGGCTTAAACAAGGCGGACGTCAGCTGTATTGTGGACTTCATGTTGCAGGATTCGACGCGAGCATTGGCAGTTCCTGATTGCGGCGGAGAGGCAATGACACAGAGGCTTGCAGAACTTTTAAAGGGCAGGAAGGGTTTCACAAGGGAGGTTTGCGAACAGCTGAAACGGAGTCCGATCTGCGAGATTCTTCCGCTGGACGCTGAGCTGCCGGTGAAGGATCTGGACCCGAACACTGCTGGCAATCCAGCTGCAGCGGCCTCGACAGGCGCGGATGGCGCGGCACCTGGCCAAAGCAAACCCTCGATAGCCGGCGATCTCCCGCGTGGACCAGGACCCGGGACAGAAGTGGGCGAAGCGCAGAGTTTGGAGACTGAGGACGGTGTGCTCGACATTGCCAGTATTGTCACAGGAGGGAACATGCAGGAATACTTGGCGCAGAAAGAGCGTGAAAAGGCGGACAGAGCTGCAGCAAAAGGTCAGAAGAAGGCGACGGATACCCAGCAACAAGCCAACAAGCCTGTGAAAGTCCTCAACTCGAAAAGAGCTCGCAATACTTTTATCTACGAGGACTTTGCTCTGCACGATGCGATGAAGACTGCGGGCATGACTGCGCAAGGAATGGCCGACATGCAATCTTCACTGGACGACGGCCCGAATAAGGAGCTGCAACCTGCAGTGGCAGATAAGCCAGTTGACAGTGGTCTTGCGGACGATCCGACCGACACGTCCCCGACAGGTGGATTCCGAAGAGAGGTTGAGGTCGGACTCGAACGCTTCCAGGCTGCATCAGGCGGTGTCCTCGACAGACTCGCGGATGCCATCCACAGGACAGTCCTCTCATGTGGCGAAATTGGCAAGCGTAGCGAGCTGTGGGACTcactcatcatcctcgggAACGGCTCCAAAGTTCGCGGTTTCAAAGAGGCATTGGTGGCCACGCTCCAGTCGAAATACATCATCTCACCTTCATCAGCGACGATCTTCACCTCGGAGCTGCCCTCGAACATCTCCACACCCATGGCAACGGGCGCGAACACACCTCTCCAACAGATGCCCGGTCTGCAGCAACATCCCAGTGCCGGCGTGAACCCGCTACTGCATGCCGCGCTGACCCAGCAAAACCCACAAATGCATTCTTCCGGCTATGGTCAGACACCGCCGATTCATTTTGCTTCGAGCCATTCGCATGGGCAGACGCCGACAAGCATCAAAGTCGCAAAGATCCCGGAGTACTTTCCGGAGTGGAAAGAGGCTGGATATGACGAGGCGACCTTTTTGGGAGCGCAAGTCGCAGGCAAGCTGCTGTTCATCCAGGATGGAGGCGCGAGTAAAGGATACATGACGAGGACGGACTACAACGAGCAAGGACCGCAGGGAATTCACGATGTGAGGTTGTAG